The Methanobrevibacter sp. TLL-48-HuF1 genomic sequence ATGGTGTTTAAGTTATTATTAAATCAAATCTTTAACATATTTGTCTAATTGCTCTTTTGAATTTGCCCTAACTGTAATTCTCTGATATCCTTCAGGTCCATGAACCACACAATCATTATTTTTAAAGGATTTTAAAGGTTCATTTAAAGCCGGACCTTCATAATGTCCAATAGGAATTTCAGTAGCATAATAATATTCTAATTTGTCCTGAATGTCTTTAATAGAAAATTTACCTGATGCCATATTTACTAATTCACATAAAGAATTAACTCCGCAGGTAGCTGTTGTTAAATATCTGGTTCCATTTGGTCTTGTGTTAACTTCAATAGCATATAATTGCTGTTCCTGTTTTGAAAACATGAAATCCATTTCAAAAATACCGTCAGAAGCTAAATTTTTAGCTACTTTATATGCAGTTCTTTGAATAAGATTATTATCTAATCCTTCAACTAAACAAGGAGCAGTTTTAACCTTATTTAAAGGATGAATTCCTTCCAAAGTTGTTTCACCTTTATAAATTGGAGATAAAGGCATATATTCACCATTATACCCTAATACTTCAATAGAAATCTCAGAACCTTCAATGAATTTTTCGCATAAAGCCTGGTCGAACTTTTCAAAGTACTTTTTAACATCATCTAAAGAATTAGCTACTTTAATATCTTTTCCTCCTTGCCCTTGACCCTGCTTTAAAACAACTGGAAATTCCATTTCCAATTTACTTTCA encodes the following:
- a CDS encoding carbamoyl-phosphate synthase, translating into MKILFIGSRLYDDIDYYVRENGIESIITESNEDAINLDLPDQVFIVPRGMDSPKQIAISQNVDAVVPLIGIDPPLIEVAKMKEELEAETDIPVIAANVRAVSLTSDKIKTKEFYNEIGVATPQYQILTKDNFESKLEMEFPVVLKQGQGQGGKDIKVANSLDDVKKYFEKFDQALCEKFIEGSEISIEVLGYNGEYMPLSPIYKGETTLEGIHPLNKVKTAPCLVEGLDNNLIQRTAYKVAKNLASDGIFEMDFMFSKQEQQLYAIEVNTRPNGTRYLTTATCGVNSLCELVNMASGKFSIKDIQDKLEYYYATEIPIGHYEGPALNEPLKSFKNNDCVVHGPEGYQRITVRANSKEQLDKYVKDLI